A stretch of DNA from Manihot esculenta cultivar AM560-2 chromosome 7, M.esculenta_v8, whole genome shotgun sequence:
atgtgggaaaaaaaaaaaaaaatcttgctGTGTTGATTGAAAGAAGCGTTTTCAGAACACTGACTCTAGTTTTTTCTTGGCGTTGAAGGAATAGATAGCAATGTCAAGGAGGCCAGGAAATCCCACAAGACGCTTATCTGACGGTGGAAGCCTCCCTTCTGGTGGATCTGTACAGTCGAAATCACGTTCGTCGCCTTTACTCTCTATTGGTCTTGTGGTTGTGGTAATTTCTATTGATACTCAGCTTTTGTATTTTCAAAATGTAGAATTGTGTACCAGGAAGTTTTATTCCTTTATTAGAGAAGCAGATGTGAGATGCACTTTAAATTCTCTTTTCATTGCTTGCTGGGAGTCTGTTGTTGATTGTAGATGAAGTGTGGAAAACTACTGATTAaagttgctttgttatttaatttcagGGTGCAATTCTTCTGATCGTATATTGTTACAGTGGCTCAGGTTTGCATCTTTCCTGCAAATTTAATCTTTCTGATAGATGAATTCATGATCCCCTCTGTTCGCGAATACATGTCAGGCTATTGTATTTAGTTCAAGTTTCCTACTAGTGCCGTCTCTTTTTCTTGGCATTGAAATGACTTTGAATCTCTTCTCTGCTTTAGGGaatgaaacaaaacaaaataaataaattgagttgAAAATATATTCAATACAGGCAACTGTCTAGTTTAGGTTATCGGGTTTACATTTTATGATACCTTCTGTACTGAATATTTTAAGGTTTTTCTGACAGGTAGACGTATTAGTAGAAAAGAAGCTTTCAGCAAACTGGAAGGTAAACTCCAACATCCTTATGTTTTAGTCTTCCTTTCTATGGTATTAATCTTTGATACACAGCACGGTGTAATTGAATACATATATGAATATTTTCTGACATAGTTGTTCTTTGAGCCCTAAAGCCTTATGGGAAATGTAGTGCTGAACCAAATAAATCAGAGAGAAGGAACCATGCATTCCACCCAAACTAGATCGGGATTGAGTTGTACTTCTATTTCAACAGAATATAATCTCTTTTATACATGgagcataaaaaaaaaagctctGTTGTTTTGAGATTTGGGATTTTTGTGGTGGGTTTCTCTTTAGCTATTTGTTGATACTTTTGATCTTGTTCTCTCAGGAATTATTTCATTTGCTTCCATTTACTGTAAAGTGTGAACAAAACTTTTTCTGGGAAATTTAGTTCGTGGAAAGCTCAGCTAAGCTCTATCCATTGAATAGAGGGTTTCATTTTTGTCAAGGCATTCTTTTATTTGGATATTAGCCCTTGTAATGCAAATAATCAGATACTAAAAAAATTCAGATCTAATAGTTAAAATGCGACTTTACTGACATTATTTTTTCTTGAATCTGCAATTCTTATAGGAATCATTGGGCTGTTGTTACATGAATGTTTTTTGTACTCAGTTTGGTTCATGTTGTATAAATCTAAACTTATCAAGTCCCAAAGGATGTAGCTATGGTAACAAAGGGCTAGCACCCTGTTTTTGATTTATTATTGTAGAATTGTGTGCATACGGTTTTAGCATCCTTGTCTTGCATGATGCAACTAATTGAACTGGCAGGCTTATGGTAGAAACACAATAAATATATTGCTACACTGCTACTACCTGGATTTGCAAATTTATCTTCaatgttaataatttatttgaagaTTAGGAGTGAACAAAAATGTACATTATAGCTCTGTCAATGGTAATGGGAAGCATTTTTATGTTCTTTTCACCTAATATTATAGCTATGATATTATAAAGAATTCAACAATCTGAATATTTGTCTGCAATTGCAGGCACTGGCTCATGCACAGTAGAAGTTCAAAGAGCAATACCTATTCTGAAGAAAACTTATGGTAATGGCATGCATAAAGTATTGCACGTAGGTCCTGACACTTGTTCTGTAGTACTGAAATTGTTGAAACAAGAAGAAACAGAAGCCTGGGGTGTGGAACCATATGACTTGGATGATGTGGATGCCAAGTGCAAGAGTTTTGTGCGCAGAGGCTTTGTGCGTGCTGCGGATATCAAGTTTCCCCTGCCTTACCGGCCAAATTCATTTTCTCTTGTTATAATTTCAGATGCATTGGATTACTTGACTCCAAGATATCTCAACAAAACTCTTCCTGAATTGGCAAGGGTGTCTTCTGGTGGTGTTGTTATATTTTCTGGTAATATCCCATGATGTTTATGTTGTCAGTCTTTTGTCCATGTGTTCCTTCACGAGCAAGAAATCATTAAGAAAATGGATCTGATCTTGAATATTTTAGCTGCTGTCCGAAATTAGTTTCATCATCATGTTTAGACACAGAGGGTGTAGAATCAATTTATGCTGCTTTATTAACTTGTCATCAGTCAGATTATACAAAGAagagtaatttataatattgccCCTAAGGTTTAAGAAAATCTACAGCTTAGTCCTTGCCATTTTAATGAGAAATAATTTAGTtcctaaaaaaatttactattagaTTATAACAATTTAGTCCTTTGAATTTCATTTCTTATAACAATTTAGTTCCTTtggttttaataatttataacaatttaatccttatagttttaatatttgaaaCAATTTAGTCCCTTTAATTTGAGTTGACTTTATCTATTTATGATTGATTACGGTAAATTTAataggactattttgttgataaaataaaaactcaggattaaattgtttacttttaaaaaagcAGGGACTAAGTTGTGGGTTTTGGTAAACCTCAGGGACTGTACTGTAAATTACCCTATAAAGAAAGATAAATAGAAGCTACTGGTCCTTTTTCTCTTACAGTCATAGTGCTTGCAATTTTTTATGTAGGAATATCTAAATATATCTCTTTTCCTTGAATTTGCATCTGTTTGTCAAAATCTAAAATCACAGAGAAATAGTTGATCTTTTGGCTTTTGATAGCTGATTTTTGTTTCCTCTTGTAGGCTATCCAGGTCAGAATAAAGCAAAGGTTGCTGAATTATCTAAGTTCGGCCGCTCAGTGAGTAGCCATTATTTGTCATACCTTTAAATTTATTCTGGAGTcacttttcttcattttttttatttatatttcatgAGATTTACATGCCATAATGGCAATTTAACCGATTACAAGCGGCTTGACATGAGGCGACATCTTAGAACATAGTATATGCTATCAAGATCGGTTTACCCTTGGGTCTTAGATGAGGTGCTAATGCCTCATCACAGTTGTTTCGTGTAATTCGATGATTTCTGATGCCATTATCTTATGTTCTCTTTGCAGCAAGATGCTGCTCAAGTGAAAAACCTAATGACAAGCATGATACTGGATTTGCAATTTGCAATTTGCAATTCAGTATCAAGATCTAGATTTCTATATTGGCATAGCTTTTACTCATCAATCTTTGTTTTATACACACAAGGTATGTTTCAGAAGAATGACTTTAAGTTACTGTTTTGAAGGCAAAATTTCGGAGCTCGACATGGTGGATAAGGTATTTTCTTCAGAATAGCTTAGAAGTGAATGAAGCTGCTTCAAAGAAGTTTGAGCAGGCTTTAGTAAAAAGGTCATATAAGCTGCTCTGCCAAGTTTTCCATCTCAAGTCATAATTGAGAATCGCTACATCTGCTTCTTGGCAAAAACAAAGCCAATAAGCACCTTAAGCTCCAATAGGGTAAATTATTTTGTGGAATCACATTtgctttgtgtttttttttttttttaattttttttatcataatacaataaatcttttgataatttatttacttttgaaATGAACCTACCGAATTTGGTTTCTGAAattctttcatatttttaagCACCCCAACTGTAATGATATTTCTGTTAGTACGTTTGTTAACATAATAATATTGTTGAAAATGTGTTATCAGTTAtttatacaaaaataataaatcatgactattaatattatttaataaaaccatactttataattttttattaattataataactatatgattatttaaaatttgaccTCCATAATTAATCCTACATCTGCCAAAGGATTTGATCAACTGAAGGGTTTTACATTATTTTGGTATTAATTTAGTTGTAATTCAATTTTAGTTTgtccaatttattaattaaattcaatgattatatttttaaagaagtgttttttttttattcagaattaaatcaaactcaaatcaatataatttgttcaaaaaaattttcattagaTTTAAACGTGACCAAATTAATGTTAAATGAGCTTGAATTAATAAAAGCTTGACATTTTTTGGatctattaataaaaattaattttttagggAGATTTACTTTAATCTCTaagtattactattattaacaatgcagtttatatatttttataaatctattaaaatgttcttattttttattttcgtcaacaaaatagtttttatatttatttcaacaattaaaaatatagcaaaaaattaaattattccttttttttcttcattttcctccttttttgtaacagcccgaaaaccgaactgctaccggcactatgatccagatcgacttaaggtcgccgggacccgtagtaagcctgctatactgtctgtgtatctgtgaaatcccatacatgatcatactgtTTCTATGTAAACATACAACTgttctttcctccagggcttaacctgtgcatgcactgtatctCTACTATTATATCTTCATTCTAGGCGGAGATTCCTCAtattgttaagcctggttttctcataaacatacaactcataaacatacactgCAAATAAAATACTGATCATGTGAatacacaaagggattacaactcttataagtcaagcacaagtctatacactgtacactatctcttatctctttacaatgacatgtccacactatctattacataactcttcttcttccatactctgctgaactcccctcggaactctgaacctgcacaactgggattaggggagagggatgagctctacaagcccaatgagtagaactataaaacatggtATTAAAACATGGTATTAAAACAtaatctcatggaatgcatcatatcacagacattTCATCTCAAGGAtaacatgaccaccaaaattcTCACTgggaggatgcctggcctagccaggtcttacaacctcaatttgCCTGGCCCGGTCAGGTCTTATAAACTCTGcttgcctggcccagccaggtcttacgataatctgctgcctggcctagccaggtcttacctacagaaggctgcctggcccggccaggtcttacacagagctagagctattggggtcgccttggtccatccatctcatcatatacatcgtattatgcaatgcaatgcgccatattcgtgaaactagtgcaatcaacctactatagtcatcatgatgcatgcaacATGCTAAACGCAGTTTAGTTCGGAAAAGAGaagtttcactcacctctggtaaactctgaactaactctgcaggttcctgatgcagtactcactgctgacttccctgattcctctggtccgttcctacacaggtggactcaaatgagggaccaacctaACGCAAGAACAtcgctaagaaactccccaaaagacctctaaaagatcctaaaccaatcacataaaacatgcaaaagaaagctggacagggcactttcggcggcatgttcggcggccgaaacccctctctagagacgaaactcatgcatgttcggcggcaccttcggcagtcgaaagtctcgtccagagacgaacctcaaccttcggcggcactttcggcggccgaaccttgccttcagagatgaaagtccaaatgttcgggggcaagctttggcagtcgaaactgcctccacaaggggttcggcggccgaaccttccttcggcggccgaaccttccttcggcggccgaacctggctttgtccagaggacagaaccctgctctgtttcatgcaaacttaaCACCAAACGTACCCAACATgtatatcaactactcccaactagcacataccataaaaacatgcataaaagggcctaaaCCTCACTTAGAACCCAAAGAAACACATATTACAACACTTACACATGCTTATACACAAACATCTCcacaaaacctcacctaaacctactcatgcatactacccatacaacttccataaaaccttcaaaaatcatcaaagaaactCAGGATCAACTCTTACCTcctaaagaacttgaggatgagtgatcctaacgtggagatgtgAAGATCTTAGCTCTCCAAGCtccaagctccaagcttcaaaacttaggtcttttgctcaaaaccttcaacacACACTAAAATCCTTAAAAACCTTgcaagatttggtgaaaaacatgaaaaacatgaaagtcaacttggagaAGGCTTgggctcacctctggctgcaagtggaagAGAAATATCTTCtctccaccgacccttggcccttttataggtggctggccagaccaccttcggcagccgaaggagaacccgaaaccatgcaatgttcggcggccgaaagtgaccttcggcggccaaacctttgcatttctcccttgttacttttctttcaaaactcatttcctttaacactttaCAACATTCAAAACCCTtaaaaacacacatgaaaacagatgtcttacccttctcgagggttccgacactcgagattccaccggtctacaggaagtccgatgccggactcaagccgggtattacatttttgttctttttcttctttatcgattttttctctccttctttggttctttttctttgatttttctttgatttttttttattcttcttgtTTAAAGAGGAATAGGAGGAgaaggctcttcttcttttttagcagtaaagataaaaatattttaatagatttctgaaaatatagagactgatttgttaataataacaagaTCCAAGAACTAAATAAGAGGTTTTATTTAGggcaaaattggattttaaaaattttcactctcatcatttatctatttttaacggaaaagaagACGGAATGATTATTTCGTTAATAGAGAgaaaaaatatgaatattttaatagatttctaaaaatataaggactgacttattaataatgacaatatccggagattaaataataaattcttttttattcatttaacaAATGCATTAAGTTTAACTAGACTCATTAATTAGACTCACGAGTTTATCTGACACTCAGACTTAATTAGAAACTTGTAAAATATATTCATGAGTTGACTTATCtataaaaacatttatatttggcattttagttataaaattgtaactatatttataatttattttagcttttttttaaaaaataatgtattatttaaaaatatgtaaaatgtatttatttaatataattgtttataatttaaatataaattctaacaaaaataaagttaatttagaatattagataataaatgtaaagatttattaattgattattttaatattatatcaatttagatattatttattatcaaaatttattttaagagattatttaaagtttttaatttaaaattttcaaatttggatcaatttaacttttatagatttattgtaatattattttattttttgatccaagtaattttatttttgttattattaaatttgaaagtaatagttattaaaaatatttaagtgaTATATCAATCAATGTAGGGATGAGTGGTAAGGTATCTCTTTTAAGCAGAGCAAATAGAGTAAATACTCgctttttgaataaaatttaaattgtttttaagtatttgatAAAGACTTTTCTTTATTTCAGTGTAtgattttacaatataaaatttaaaaatagagacctgtaaaataaagaaaatgggTCAATAGTCTATCAGAACAGAAATATCCAAAATAGTCTATCAGAACAGAAATATCCAAAAGAGACCTTTCAACGCTTATGTTAGATTTGAGAACTTTTAGAGTTAAACTTTAATAATAGGAGATGCAGAGTGAAAACAATGGAGAATAGAAGAGAACGAAGCTGAAGAAAGGGGAGGAGAGGGGAGGGGAGGCCTCCTATCAAGGTCTGTTGGACCTACCAAAAAGGAACCCTcctatactttattttttatggagaTGTGAGAATATACTTTGGTATATTATTTAGTAGCActtattttttagataaaattaattttataattttatatgctATCAAATGTCCTTATTTCGTAGTGACATCAGTTGAGCCAAATGACTTTGTGTAAATCGGACTAAGAGAATATATTTTGTACttataaaattgagaaaatttttaatgaattatttttacCAATGTCATATGAAATAGTTTTGTTTTTGCTTGTGAAGGTCTTATCATTAGAGATCCTACactaataatatttcttttgaaAGATTTGACCTTGACAGTCTTCTTTTTGGAAGGTCTGATCTTGATGGTCTGCTCTTTCAATCCTGAGTTATCCTTTGGGTCTTGTCTTTTTAGTCTTGCCCTTTTGGGTCTTGTTCTTTCGACCTTATCCTTTTGAGCCTTGCCCTTTCGGGTCTTGTCCTTCCGACTTTTCTATTTGAAATCTTCCTTTTTGAGACCTTCCTCTTTGAGATTTTCCTTTTTTGATGGAGACCTTCCCTTTTAGGACCTTCCTTTTTAAGGAAGGCCTTCTtctttgaggtcttcctttttGAGGAAGATATTCTCTTTTTGTgtcttttattaaattttaagcaATTGCATGAAGTATTTTTAGACCTATAAATCCCctatacaatttttttatagGACCTATTGaccttattttatattttgagcTCTTTTAGACGTATTAGTCTTACTTTATTTTTTGAGCTCTTTCATTGAACTTTTATAGACTTATtggttttagattttattaagAGCAATATGATTTAGATTtcatgttattttttttatcccttcttttcaatttttgctTGTTAGAGATTTATACTTAGCTTTATACTAGGCTTGACTTTTTGGTAAACATACTTAGCCCTGTTATTTATATAAAGTCTTAGTGTCTCATAGAGGTCAGACACGTCATTTATGACTTTGCTTGGCCCTAATAACCTGTCGAGTTGGTGAGATTGAAGGTTTGTATAAATGAACGAGTAAATAAGTAATCTTATAATAAGCAATTGATCGCAAAGACAATGTTTTCTTGCCCTGATTGGTTATATGGGTTTTTCGATCTGGCTTACGTGTTTGATGAAATGACTCACCCTTATTTAAGTTATTGACTTGATTAATTTTGAGTTTGTTAGCCTTGAGTTGTCCTCCAAGCTTCTTAATTCTTCAATGTCTTCCGGGCTCGTTAGCGCTTGATAGTATATCGAGCTCTTTGGCTCTACATTGCTTCTTGGGCTCTTTAGCCTTATGTCATTTTCCAAGCTCTTTGGCTCTCCATTGTTTTTAAGGCTCTTTAGCCCTAAATCAATTAGCCTCACTCATATTCGGGTACATTGGCATTACTGACGCTACCAGGCTTAATAGTCTCGGTCGGTATACAAGAACATCGGCTTTACTGGTGCTTCTAGGCTTATTAGCCTCACTCGGTATTCAGGCACATGGCCTTGAGTTTGCGTTTTGGGCTTTTTAGTCCTCCTCTTGCTTTTAAAACTTAtcagcaaaataaaaaattgcacAACACATATGTAACGAGAATACTCattatagattaaataatatatatcaataaataatgtGTCGCATAAGACATTTAgttttatatttcaaataaatataaatattaaatcttaCTAACGGTATTAGTCTGTTCTTTCAAGAAAGATAATAAATAACATTTAGCTGGTATAAACTTAATTAAGAATTAAAGTGCATAGCCATATGCATAAGAGCCACTTGGAAGGCTAAAGGCAATATTAAAATACATGAGCTCACAATAAACACACTctcaataaattcaaatatctAATCACCTACTATTCATGATAGTTAATTTCTAACGTGATGAAGTAAAATCAAGACTATGATTTAATATGcctataatcagagagagacttTCGATTTTACACTTTAGATTATAGAAGGAAGGCCAAAAaccaatattattttttaggaaAAAATACACTTTAGTTACTTGTATTTTCACACTTTTGTACTTTAGTGACTAAAATAACTTGTGTTGCATTTCAGGGTCTAAACTTTCACACTATTAGTAGTTTGAAGATTCGGTGGCTAACAAAATTAAATATGCTGACATAGTATACTGACATCATTGCCACATCATCAACCTTTCTCTTGTATGACTTAAGTGcaaaagtttaaaaatataagtttttgaattgcaaataaaataaattttcaatccTTAATGGTAAAAGTGTATAACTTTTAAAATGCATGGAGAAAAAAGGAAATagggaagagagagagaaagagagagggagagaggagagagagagagaaacatAGTGAGATAGAGAGGAAGGAGAGATAATTGCAAGAGAGAAAGTCTCTCTCTCCTCTTATATCTCTTTATCTCACTTtgtttttctgtaaaaaattttaatttactccTTTGAATAAATGTTAGGAGAAGATAGTTGAATAGAAAAACTATAACGACCTAGAAATCGGACCGGTACCAGCGCTAGGGTTCAGGTCGACTTAAAGTCGCCGGAGACCGTAGCAAGCTTACTATATATCCTGTTATACTGGATATATTCCcatatatgattttaaaaatatacaaaaatatTTCCATTTCATGAACCAAAACTCGACCTGCATACAAACATaactaaaaacataaatccATACTATAGCGTTCATTAAATGCTTTAGTATGGTCATCAATACATGCTTCGTTTTGGTTCAATCAtaacttaaactttaaaacttttacataataagATTATGAATAAaggattataaaagaaaaaatttgggtaaagcacaattctaaaccacaaaagattacatgtccacaactataacTATCACATTAGAACTATATCATAAGACACTGCTGACTTCTCGATCTAGCTCTAgtcctgcaaatctggggttagggggaaAATGATAAGTTACAAGAGTCTAGTAAACAGaaatataatcataaaatagtttaataaaatacatgatcgtatgaatgcgtcacaacacaaacaattcacatcaagatggacttgtcacagTAAGACTCAAtaattccaatagtgcccgaCCTACAACGGGTACTCCTCagaactttctcttaaacataacataacatatccaataatGCTAGGGATATAGAATGGGcaatcctggtctttccatatctattataacatatcataacatgttcGAGGACTAGTGGATcttccaacatccatccacaacaataattacttatgcaatgcatcatattcatgaactctaatgcaaaacaacctaatcatatatacatgagattcgtgatgcatgagtataCTTAAAACGTTtggtttctttaaaataataatttagtttagttctacatACCTCTGACTGATGCAAGCTTAGCTCcaaagcagttatctcactgctggcctctacgaTCTT
This window harbors:
- the LOC110618654 gene encoding probable pectin methylesterase CGR2 isoform X2; this encodes MSRRPGNPTRRLSDGGSLPSGGSVQSKSRSSPLLSIGLVVVGAILLIVYCYSGSGRRISRKEAFSKLEGTGSCTVEVQRAIPILKKTYGNGMHKVLHVGPDTCSVVLKLLKQEETEAWGVEPYDLDDVDAKCKSFVRRGFVRAADIKFPLPYRPNSFSLVIISDALDYLTPRYLNKTLPELARVSSGGVVIFSGYPGQNKAKVAELSKFGRSAKFRSSTWWIRYFLQNSLEVNEAASKKFEQALVKRSYKLLCQVFHLKS
- the LOC110618654 gene encoding probable pectin methylesterase CGR2 isoform X1, which codes for MSRRPGNPTRRLSDGGSLPSGGSVQSKSRSSPLLSIGLVVVGAILLIVYCYSGSGRRISRKEAFSKLEGTGSCTVEVQRAIPILKKTYGNGMHKVLHVGPDTCSVVLKLLKQEETEAWGVEPYDLDDVDAKCKSFVRRGFVRAADIKFPLPYRPNSFSLVIISDALDYLTPRYLNKTLPELARVSSGGVVIFSGYPGQNKAKVAELSKFGRSQDAAQVKNLMTSMILDLQFAICNSVSRSRFLYWHSFYSSIFVLYTQGMFQKNDFKLLF